The DNA sequence CCCAACCAAATTGCTCGCTCGCAAGTTGCCACCCCTACGCATTCCATCGGCGCCGATGTTTATAGCAATTTAGTGAATGCGGGTTTTCGTCGCAGCGGCTCTTATACCTATCGACCCTATTGCGATCATTGCAAGGCCTGTATCGCAACACGTATTCCAGTAGCCTCCTTTACTCCTAATCGCAGTCAACGCCGCGCTTGGCAAAAACACGCCGGATTGCAGACTCAGGTCTTAAGCCTTGCGTTTACTGACGAGCACTACCAACTCTATCAGCAGTATCAATCAACCCGTCATCACTCCAGCTTGATGGAGCACGACAATCAAGAGCAATACACACAGTTCTTATTGCAAAGCCGAGTTAACTCGCGCATGGTAGAGTTTCGGGATGGTCCGAATGATCCACATCCC is a window from the Polynucleobacter sp. HIN11 genome containing:
- a CDS encoding arginyltransferase, whose protein sequence is MSRVHELPITAIQFYATAPYPCSYIPNQIARSQVATPTHSIGADVYSNLVNAGFRRSGSYTYRPYCDHCKACIATRIPVASFTPNRSQRRAWQKHAGLQTQVLSLAFTDEHYQLYQQYQSTRHHSSLMEHDNQEQYTQFLLQSRVNSRMVEFRDGPNDPHPGRLRMVSMIDVLEQGISSVYTFYDSSQAGTSYGTYSVLWQIDQVQKLGLPYLYLGYYIAQSPKMSYKIKFQPLEGLINDQWQPLLPHQLTDD